Proteins encoded together in one uncultured Desulfosarcina sp. window:
- a CDS encoding 2-oxoacid:ferredoxin oxidoreductase subunit beta: protein MAVKDYIRERFFPHMWCPGCGHGVVLNGLIRAVEKLGMSRNEIVMVSGIGCSSRISGYMDFHTLHTIHGRALAFATGVKLSKPELNVIVPMGDGDALSIGGNHFIHAARRNIDITAIVMNNRIYGMTGGQYSPLTGPGMMATTAPYRNIDQGFDVVEMAKAAGATFVARTTTYHVQQMADIIREAILHDGFSVVEIMSQCPTYFGRKNKLGSAVDMMKRMKEITTPIGSKKKAENPELIERGIFLQEERPEYCSEYTKIIERAMGGK, encoded by the coding sequence ATGGCAGTCAAGGATTATATCCGCGAGCGGTTTTTCCCGCATATGTGGTGCCCGGGCTGCGGCCACGGGGTCGTGCTCAACGGGCTGATCCGGGCGGTGGAGAAGCTGGGCATGAGCCGCAACGAGATCGTGATGGTCTCGGGCATCGGCTGCTCGTCGCGCATCTCGGGGTACATGGACTTTCACACCCTGCACACGATCCACGGCCGGGCACTGGCCTTTGCCACGGGGGTGAAGCTGAGCAAGCCGGAGCTGAACGTGATCGTGCCCATGGGCGACGGGGATGCGCTGTCCATCGGCGGCAATCACTTCATCCATGCGGCCCGGCGCAACATCGACATCACGGCCATCGTGATGAACAACCGCATCTACGGCATGACCGGCGGGCAGTATTCTCCGCTGACCGGTCCGGGCATGATGGCCACCACGGCGCCGTACCGCAACATCGACCAGGGCTTCGACGTGGTGGAGATGGCCAAAGCGGCCGGAGCCACCTTCGTGGCCCGCACCACCACCTACCACGTGCAGCAGATGGCGGACATCATCCGCGAGGCGATTTTGCACGACGGCTTTTCGGTGGTGGAGATCATGAGCCAGTGCCCGACCTATTTCGGCCGTAAGAACAAACTGGGCAGCGCGGTGGACATGATGAAGCGCATGAAGGAGATCACCACGCCCATCGGATCGAAGAAAAAGGCCGAGAACCCGGAGCTGATCGAGCGGGGCATCTTTTTGCAGGAAGAGCGTCCGGAATACTGCAGCGAGTACACTAAAATCATCGAGCGGGCCATGGGAGGAAAGTGA
- a CDS encoding 2-oxoacid:acceptor oxidoreductase subunit alpha — MGKQIKFIQGNEACVEGALYAGLDFFAGYPITPSTEIAEHLSVKLPQKGGKFIQMEDEIASMCAILGASLTGHKVLTATSGPGFSLKQEAIGYAVMAEIPCVIVNVQRGGPSTGVPTHVSQGDVMQARWGTHGDHSIVCLTASNHQDVFAMTVEAFNIAETFRTPVVLLFDEVVGHMREKLTIPEPGEIPLVERLRTAVKGGVDYHPYLPREDGRLPMSDFGDVHRYNVTGLAHDMWGFPSDNPKIVHGLLRHIVDKIENNVERMAHYKTFHIEDAETVLVSFGSSARSALHIVNSLRRRGQKIGLLELQTLWPFPADVIRQYCNPAAYTVVVEMNMGQVCQMVKSTVTHPERVFLANRIDGGFITPTDIKNMLRLIKGKGV; from the coding sequence ATGGGTAAACAAATCAAATTCATCCAGGGCAACGAGGCCTGCGTGGAAGGGGCGCTGTACGCCGGGCTGGATTTTTTCGCCGGCTATCCCATCACCCCGTCCACGGAGATCGCCGAGCATCTGTCGGTAAAGCTGCCCCAAAAAGGCGGCAAGTTCATCCAGATGGAAGACGAAATCGCCAGCATGTGCGCCATCCTGGGGGCGTCCCTGACCGGCCACAAGGTGCTCACGGCCACCTCGGGACCGGGCTTTTCGCTGAAACAGGAAGCCATCGGCTACGCGGTGATGGCCGAGATCCCCTGCGTGATCGTCAACGTGCAGCGGGGCGGTCCCTCCACGGGGGTGCCCACCCACGTGAGCCAGGGGGACGTGATGCAGGCGCGCTGGGGCACCCACGGGGACCACTCCATCGTGTGCCTGACGGCCTCCAACCACCAGGATGTCTTCGCCATGACCGTGGAGGCCTTCAACATCGCCGAGACCTTCCGCACCCCGGTGGTCCTGCTGTTCGACGAGGTGGTGGGCCATATGCGCGAAAAGCTTACGATTCCCGAGCCCGGAGAGATTCCCCTGGTGGAACGGCTGCGCACGGCGGTCAAGGGCGGGGTGGACTACCATCCTTATCTTCCCCGGGAAGACGGCCGGCTGCCCATGAGCGACTTCGGGGACGTGCACCGCTACAACGTGACCGGACTGGCGCACGACATGTGGGGCTTTCCCTCGGACAATCCCAAGATCGTCCACGGGCTTTTGCGCCACATTGTGGACAAGATCGAGAACAACGTGGAGCGCATGGCGCACTACAAGACCTTTCACATCGAGGATGCCGAAACGGTGCTGGTCTCCTTCGGCTCGTCGGCCAGAAGCGCGCTGCACATCGTCAACAGCCTGCGCCGGCGGGGACAGAAGATCGGGCTGCTGGAACTGCAGACCCTGTGGCCCTTTCCGGCGGACGTGATCCGGCAGTACTGCAACCCGGCCGCCTACACGGTGGTGGTGGAGATGAACATGGGCCAGGTGTGCCAGATGGTCAAGAGCACGGTCACCCATCCGGAGCGGGTGTTTCTGGCCAACCGCATCGACGGGGGCTTCATCACGCCCACGGACATCAAGAACATGCTGCGCCTGATCAAGGGCAAGGGGGTCTAG
- a CDS encoding 4Fe-4S binding protein yields MAKPKVKAHRINRDWCKGCGICVEFCPKKVLELDREDKAVAVRLEDCIACRMCELRCPDLAIEVEVEPVNGDR; encoded by the coding sequence ATGGCAAAACCAAAGGTAAAGGCGCACCGGATCAACCGGGACTGGTGCAAGGGGTGCGGCATCTGCGTAGAATTCTGCCCCAAGAAGGTCCTGGAGCTGGACAGGGAGGACAAGGCGGTGGCGGTTCGTCTGGAAGACTGCATCGCCTGCCGGATGTGCGAGCTGCGCTGTCCGGATCTGGCCATCGAGGTGGAAGTGGAACCAGTGAACGGTGATCGGTGA
- a CDS encoding DUF1847 domain-containing protein — protein MESRAHCARCRIPNNEKICKRESGGRHPEFCPTVNYRELAEKILDSYHDPAVAEFARMASIQEAECYANRKPGPYVLQPTKSRIEETVEFARKLGCSKLGLAFCGGLQKEAGLVADIFESQGFVLASVSCNCGGIKKEAIGLTDAEKVHIGSYETMCNPLLQAEILNREKTQLNVVLGLCVGHDALFLKRAEAFSTVLAAKDRVTGHNPLAAVYTSHSYYQKLKKPK, from the coding sequence ATGGAAAGCCGAGCCCATTGCGCAAGATGCCGTATCCCCAATAACGAAAAAATATGTAAAAGGGAATCTGGCGGTCGCCATCCCGAATTTTGTCCTACCGTCAACTATCGGGAACTGGCCGAAAAAATCCTCGATAGCTATCATGATCCGGCGGTTGCCGAATTCGCACGAATGGCCTCGATTCAGGAAGCCGAATGTTACGCCAACCGCAAGCCGGGACCCTATGTCCTTCAGCCCACCAAATCCCGAATCGAGGAAACCGTCGAGTTCGCCAGGAAGTTAGGCTGCAGCAAGCTGGGTCTTGCCTTTTGCGGGGGGTTGCAAAAGGAAGCGGGCCTCGTGGCGGATATATTCGAGTCTCAAGGTTTTGTACTAGCCTCCGTTTCCTGCAATTGCGGGGGTATCAAGAAGGAGGCGATCGGGCTCACCGATGCGGAAAAAGTGCATATCGGAAGCTATGAGACCATGTGCAACCCGTTGCTTCAGGCAGAAATTCTGAATCGGGAAAAGACCCAACTGAACGTCGTACTGGGTCTTTGTGTGGGGCACGATGCCCTGTTTCTCAAAAGGGCCGAGGCGTTCAGCACGGTACTGGCCGCCAAAGACCGGGTTACCGGCCACAATCCCCTTGCGGCGGTCTACACATCCCACTCCTATTACCAGAAGCTTAAAAAGCCGAAATAA
- a CDS encoding MFS transporter, with protein sequence MKFYRIDSKIIQRPGYRWTIFAILSLQYLLVYFHRVSPALMTRELTAAFSIGGASLGLLSSGYFYAYALMQLPVGVFADRWGARKTITIFSAVGAVGAILFGLAPNFQVATLARVLVGFGLSAIFVPAMRVCARLFHAREYAAVSGLLLSMGGVGWFIAATPLTWMTAQFGWRGTFTGIGMLTILLAMATWLLLVEPSKEPTAADLSTPGNQELKLWDGLRQVFSTSQFWPLAGWFFFFGGLLFGFCGLWAGPFLMDVCGLSKPEAGNVLSMIALGTIVGGPLLGRISDRMVRKRKTVIWFASLVQVLLWITICTMQGRIPHAMLFPIFFLFGIFGNGIAVVTFAAAKELFTLKIAGTAVGSVNFFAFFSAAIHQPLSGMMMDGAGRIDGTYPPEAYTPVLFCFLMTSILLLVCITLFREKRIND encoded by the coding sequence ATGAAATTTTATCGTATAGACAGCAAGATCATCCAGCGCCCCGGATATCGTTGGACCATATTTGCGATTCTATCGCTGCAATACCTGCTGGTTTATTTCCACCGGGTCTCTCCGGCGCTCATGACGCGGGAATTGACAGCCGCTTTTTCCATCGGTGGCGCCTCCCTGGGATTATTGTCTTCCGGCTATTTTTACGCCTATGCCCTGATGCAGCTTCCAGTAGGCGTATTCGCGGATCGGTGGGGTGCCCGTAAAACCATCACGATTTTTTCCGCGGTGGGCGCTGTCGGTGCGATTCTCTTCGGGCTGGCGCCCAATTTCCAGGTGGCGACGCTGGCAAGGGTGCTGGTAGGATTCGGGCTTTCCGCCATTTTCGTCCCGGCCATGCGGGTTTGTGCACGGTTGTTTCACGCCCGGGAGTACGCTGCCGTTTCGGGGCTGCTGTTGAGCATGGGCGGGGTCGGTTGGTTTATCGCCGCCACCCCCTTGACGTGGATGACGGCCCAATTCGGGTGGAGAGGCACATTTACCGGCATCGGTATGCTGACGATACTATTGGCCATGGCGACCTGGTTGTTGCTTGTCGAACCATCCAAAGAACCGACTGCTGCTGATTTGTCGACACCCGGCAATCAGGAACTAAAACTGTGGGACGGGCTGCGGCAGGTGTTTTCTACAAGTCAGTTCTGGCCCCTGGCCGGTTGGTTTTTCTTTTTCGGGGGGCTCCTTTTTGGTTTTTGCGGCTTGTGGGCCGGACCATTTTTGATGGATGTCTGCGGTCTTTCCAAACCCGAAGCCGGCAACGTATTATCCATGATCGCGTTGGGAACGATTGTGGGCGGCCCTTTGCTGGGCCGCATCTCGGACCGGATGGTTCGGAAAAGAAAAACCGTCATCTGGTTTGCATCGCTGGTGCAGGTTCTCCTTTGGATAACGATCTGTACAATGCAGGGCCGCATACCCCATGCAATGCTTTTCCCGATTTTTTTTCTTTTCGGAATTTTCGGCAACGGCATCGCCGTTGTGACCTTCGCAGCCGCAAAAGAACTGTTTACCCTCAAGATTGCCGGAACGGCTGTAGGGAGCGTCAATTTTTTCGCGTTTTTCAGTGCCGCAATTCATCAGCCACTGAGCGGGATGATGATGGACGGGGCCGGAAGAATCGACGGCACCTATCCGCCCGAAGCCTACACGCCGGTACTGTTCTGTTTCTTGATGACCAGCATCCTCCTTTTGGTATGCATCACCCTTTTCAGGGAAAAGAGGATAAACGATTGA
- a CDS encoding ASKHA domain-containing protein, producing the protein MNKPDTMPLVRFLPGGMQGRVPRGIRVDQAARKLGVDLQSVCGGQGTCGKCKVRLLHQAGSDSSEPSLSLPTMLEEKHLSAEQRTKGWRLACQCQVMGDATFDIPEESRSGGQVIRKAPGSISVDPDPFVEAQTVAVPAPDLSSPTSDWERLSAQIRAGSSLSYIYPDAGMLSVLPKVLACGEKTTALIRNGVECIGVAPAGSRPLTGLALDIGTTTLAAYLCDLESAEVLATASTVNPQISCGEDVISRIAHASNEDNGRKELQQLVIGAVNQLLAAVCTQAAVAIDTVADIACVANTCMHHLFLGLDPSGLGKSPFAPVVTQGLDIKARDLGIQAAPGAWVHMLPAVSAFVGSDTVGVMLALDGAYVDETLLVIDVGTNGEIVLKSGNRLVCTSCATGPALEGATLSCGMRAAAGAIERIRIDRKTLDVDYQVIEAKPGQPVPAAGICGSGVIDAVSAMFTSGVIKKNGTLDRQLVTPRLKQNGNDAAFIVAPARESAGDRDIAIWQDDIRAVQMAKGAIHAGVRLLMAETGVRSVDRVILAGAFGSVIDPISALTIGLFPEVPADKIVAVGNAAGDGARMALMNRSKRRRATELAEKMETVELTTRPDFQREFAMAMHLPHMKPNRKQA; encoded by the coding sequence GTGAACAAACCGGATACAATGCCGCTGGTTCGTTTTCTTCCGGGAGGTATGCAGGGCCGGGTACCCCGGGGGATTCGGGTGGACCAGGCGGCCAGGAAGCTGGGCGTCGATCTGCAAAGCGTCTGCGGCGGACAGGGAACCTGCGGCAAGTGCAAAGTGCGTTTGTTGCATCAGGCCGGTTCCGATTCTTCGGAACCTTCATTGTCGCTGCCAACAATGCTGGAAGAAAAACACCTCTCTGCCGAGCAGCGCACAAAGGGATGGCGGCTTGCCTGCCAGTGTCAGGTAATGGGCGATGCCACTTTCGATATCCCCGAGGAAAGCAGAAGCGGCGGACAGGTGATCCGAAAGGCACCCGGTTCCATATCCGTCGATCCGGACCCCTTTGTCGAAGCACAAACCGTAGCCGTTCCCGCTCCCGATCTTTCTTCCCCCACTTCGGACTGGGAGCGCCTGTCGGCTCAAATCCGTGCAGGCAGCAGTTTGTCCTATATTTATCCGGATGCGGGCATGCTATCCGTTTTGCCGAAGGTTCTTGCCTGCGGGGAAAAAACCACGGCCCTGATCCGAAACGGCGTCGAATGCATCGGCGTAGCACCTGCCGGCAGCCGCCCTTTGACCGGACTGGCCCTGGATATCGGCACTACGACATTGGCCGCCTATCTTTGCGATCTGGAAAGCGCCGAGGTGCTGGCCACCGCTTCGACGGTCAACCCCCAGATATCCTGCGGCGAAGATGTTATTTCGCGCATCGCCCATGCCTCCAATGAAGACAACGGACGCAAAGAACTTCAACAACTGGTGATCGGGGCCGTCAACCAACTGCTCGCCGCGGTCTGCACCCAGGCAGCTGTCGCCATCGATACGGTGGCGGATATCGCCTGCGTGGCCAATACATGCATGCACCACCTTTTTCTGGGGCTTGACCCGAGCGGGCTGGGCAAGTCGCCCTTTGCACCGGTTGTGACCCAGGGGCTCGATATCAAGGCCCGGGACCTTGGCATTCAAGCCGCACCGGGAGCATGGGTGCATATGCTGCCGGCTGTTTCGGCTTTTGTCGGATCCGATACGGTGGGCGTGATGCTGGCTCTGGATGGCGCCTACGTCGATGAAACCCTTTTGGTGATCGATGTGGGAACCAACGGGGAAATCGTCCTGAAATCCGGCAACCGTCTGGTTTGTACATCCTGCGCCACCGGTCCTGCCCTGGAAGGGGCCACCTTGTCCTGTGGCATGCGGGCGGCAGCCGGAGCCATCGAACGGATCCGGATTGACAGGAAAACGCTCGACGTGGACTATCAAGTCATCGAGGCAAAACCGGGACAGCCTGTTCCGGCTGCAGGAATTTGCGGTTCCGGAGTGATCGATGCCGTTTCCGCCATGTTCACATCGGGGGTCATAAAAAAGAACGGAACATTGGATCGGCAGCTTGTCACCCCGCGTCTGAAACAAAACGGAAACGATGCCGCATTTATCGTCGCGCCTGCACGGGAAAGCGCGGGCGATCGAGACATCGCCATCTGGCAGGACGACATTCGGGCGGTTCAGATGGCCAAGGGCGCCATCCATGCAGGCGTCCGGCTCCTGATGGCCGAAACCGGCGTCCGGTCCGTGGACCGCGTCATTCTGGCCGGCGCCTTTGGCAGCGTAATCGATCCGATATCGGCACTGACCATCGGTTTATTCCCGGAAGTGCCGGCCGATAAAATCGTTGCCGTAGGCAATGCCGCCGGAGACGGCGCCCGGATGGCCCTGATGAACCGGTCCAAGCGGAGGCGGGCGACCGAACTGGCCGAAAAGATGGAAACGGTCGAGCTGACGACGCGCCCTGATTTTCAACGCGAATTCGCCATGGCCATGCATTTGCCTCACATGAAACCGAATCGTAAGCAAGCCTGA